CTGGCGCGACCTCTTCCTCGACTTCGACCCCGCCCCCGCGGCCGCGGCGTCCATCGGCCAGGTGCACCGGGCGACCTGGGCGGACGGCCGTCCCGTGGCGGTCAAGGTGCAGTACCCCGGGGCCGACGAGGCGCTGCGCTCGGACCTGCGGCAGATCCGCCGGCTCTCGAAGCTGTTCGCCCCGCTCGCCGGCGGGATGGACGTCACCCCGCTGGTCGACGAGCTGGTCGAGCGGACCAGCGAGGAGCTCGACTACACCGTGGAGGCCGCGTCGCAGCAGCAGGCGGCCGAGGGCTTCGCGGGCAGCGACGAGTTCGTCGTCCCGCACGTGCTGACCAGCACCTCCAAGGTGATGGTCAGCGAGTGGATCGACGGTGAGCCGCTCTCGGTGGCGGCCGGCCGGGACGAGGCGGAGCGGAACCGCGTCGGGCTGCTCTACGTGCGGTTCCTGTTCGCCGGCCCCAGCCGGGTCGGCCTGCTGCACGCCGACCCGCACCCCGGGAACTTCCGGATCACGCCCGACGGACGGCTCGGGGTGGTCGACTTCGGGCTGGTCTCCCGGCTGCCGGAGGGGCTGCCGCGGGCGATGGGCACCATCCTGCGGATCGCCCGGCAGGGGGATGCGCGGCAGGTCGCCGACCAGCTGCACCGCGAGGGCTTCGTCGCGGCCGACGTCGACGCCGACGACCTGTGGGACTACCTGGCGCCCTTCGTCGAGCCGGCCGCTGTGCCCGAGTTCCAGTTCAACCGGGAGTGGATGCGCGAGCAGTTCCTGCGCGTCCGCGACCTGTCGGCGTCGGGCGGCATGGGGCTGAAGATCAACCTGCCGCCCAGCTACCTGCTCATCCACCGGGTCTGGCTCGGCGGGCTGGCGGTGCTGTCCCAGCTCGGCGTGCGGGCCGCCTTCGTCGACGTCCTCGAGGAGTTCCTGCCCGGCTACGCCGAGGTCTGAGCCCCCGGTCCGCCGCGGCGGCCGGGACGTCGGCCGGGAGCCGGGAGGCGCACCGTCCGGGTCACCACCGCGTGGCACAGCCGCGTCGCGGTCGCAGGACGCCGCAGGGCGGGGCGCCCGGGGTCCACGGTCGACCGCGAGGGTCGCGGCTGTGCCACGGGGTGGTGACCAGGACGGTGCGCCTCCAGCGCAGGTCGGGCGGACCAGCGGCAGTCGGGCTCCGACGGGACGACCAGGCTGGTCCCGGTCCGAAGGGTGCTCACGAGAGGGCCCGGCCGAGCCAGAGCCGCAGCGCGTGGAACACCCGCTCGCCCCGGCTCAGACCGGTCCCCTCGTCGAGGCGCGTCACGCGGCCGCCTCCTTCCCCTGCTGCCGAGCCGCCGCCGGGGCGTAGGGCTCGACGACCGGGTGCTTGCGCGGGCGGCCCCGAGGACGCTTGCGCGCCACGACCACCCCGGCGATGAACAGCTGCCCGCCCCAGACGCCCCAGGGCTCGCGGCGGTCCAGGGCACCGTCCAGGCAGGCCTGCTGCACCGGGCAGCCGATGCAGAGCGCCTTCGCCGCCTCCACGTCGGCCGGGCTCTCCGCGAAGAACACCTCCGGGTCGACCAGGTGGCACGGCAGGGCCCCCGGTCCGTCCGCCACGTCCCACCTCGGTGCCGTCATGAGGGCACCTCCTGTGTCGTTCATGTCTCCCACTGTCTGCTGTGAGCGCCGGCGGTCCCGGTGCTCGGTCTGGGGCGGGAAACACGAAGGCCGTGATTCCCGGTGTTCTGGGATTCACGGCCTGGAGGCGGTCGGTGGGTGGTGCTACACCGGCGGACTGCAGGAGGGAGATCCCGGTCGGGTCGAGTACGTGTGGTCGGTGACCACGGGGGTGACGGCAGCCATGTCGAAGACGGCGATGGCCCCGCCCTGGAAGGACGGCTTGGCGCTGAGGACGCAGATGTCCCCGCGACCCCGCTGATCGGCCGCGGCGCGCCAGCCGTTGCCGGCCTCGAGGACGCGCGAGAGCAGAGCAATCTCACGGGTGCGGGTGGTGGTGGTGCTCTCCATGGGACTCAGCTCCTCTCGAGCGGTCGGGACCGGTGCGGCTACCGGGCGCGGATGATCCCTGGCGGGGTCGAAGATCACACTAGGCGAGGCGCTGAGGGCACGCAACGGTATTAACGATGTCGTCGCCCGTTGTTCCCGTCGGTGTCCTGCGCGGGTCTCAGACCCCGTCGCGGCCGGCCTCGTCGGCCACGATGGCCAGCACCTCGTCGCCGTAGCGCTCGGCCTTGGTGGGGCCCAGGCCCTGCACCTTGATCAGGTCGGCGCGGTTCCGGGGCCGGGCCTCGGCGATGGCGATGAGGGTGGCGTCGGTGAACACCACGAAGGCCGGCACCTTCTGCTCGCTCGACTGCTGCTTGCGCCACTCCTTCAGCAGGGCCATCGTCTTGTCGTCGAAGGTGGCGGGGCAGCTGAGGTGGCGGCCGATCTTGCGCTCGGCCGCGTCGCCGAGCGCCATCCCGCACGAGCGGCAGTGCTGGGAGAGCACCGAGGCCCGGCTGCGGCCGCGGCGGGCCGACGGGCCGGACTGCCCGGCGCGCGCGCTCTCGGGCAGCACCGGGTCGAGGAAGCGCGACGGCTTGCGCGTGCTGCCCCCGCCGTTGCGGGTGCGCGACCAGGAGACGCGCAACGCCGTGCGCGCCCGGGTCACCCCGACGTAGAGCAACCGCCGTTCCTCCTCCACCTGCTCGGGACGGGTGGCCAGCACGAACGGCAGGGAGCCTTCCTGGACCCCGAGCAGGGCGACCGACTCCCACTCCAGGCCCTTCGCCGAGTGCAGGGTGGAGACGGTGACGCCCTGGGCGACGGGCACGTGCTGGGCCTCGGCGCGGGCGTCCAGCTCGGCGGAGACGGCGCGCAGGTCCGGTGGCGCGCCGCCGGCCGGCCGGGCGCTGAGGTCCTCGGCCACCGTGAGCAGGGCGGCGAGGGACTCCCAGCGCTCACGGACGGCGCCGGCGCCCTCGGGCGGCGTCGACGTCCAGCCGAGGCTGCCCAGCACGGCCTTCATCTGGTCGACGGCACTGCCGCCCTCCTGGCCGGTCATCGCCCGCGACTCGGTCCGCAGCGTCAGCAGCGCCTGGCGCACCTCGGGCCGCTCGTAGAAGCGCTCCCCGCCCCGGACCAGGTAGGGCACCTGGCGGTCGGCGAGTGCCTGCTCGATCGCGGGTGACTGGGCGTTGATCCGGAACAGCACCGCCATGTCGCGCCACTCGACGCCGGCCTGCGCGCGGCGCACCAGCCAGTCGGCGATGCCGGCGGCCTCGGCCGCCTCGTCCGGCGCCTCGGCGTACTCGACCTCGGGACCCGGGGGCTGCTGGGCCTGCAGGGTGACGGCGCTGATCCCCCCGGCCTTGACCCCGGCCATGATCTTGTTGGCCGCGCCCACCACCTGCGGCGTCGAGCGGTAGTCCCGGACGAGCTTGACCACGGTCGCGCCGCGGTGCCGGCGGGCGAAGTCGGTGAGGTAGCTGGCCTGCGCGCCGGCGAAGGAGTGGATGGTCTGGGCCGGGTCGCCGACGACGCAGACGTCGCTGCGGTCGCCGCGCCACAGCGTCAGCAGGGCCTCCTGCAGCGGGCTGACGTCCTGGTACTCGTCGACGACGAGGTGGCGGTAGGTGCGCCGGATGGTGTCGGCCACCTCCTCGTGCTCCGACATCAGCGCGGCGGCGCAGAGCAGGATGTCCTCGAAGTCGATCCGGCCGCGGTCCCGCTTGGCCGCCTCGTAGGCCGTGAACACCCGGGCCACCGTCTCCGGGTCGACCGAGGCGATGCTGCGCCCCGCCGCCGCCGCCAGCCGCGGGTAGTCCTCGGCGCTGACGTTGCTGACCTTCGCCCAGGCGACCTCGGAGACCAGGTCCCGGAGCCGCGGGGTGTCGACCCGGACCCGCAGCCGGCTGGCGGCCTCGGCCACCAGCGACATCCGGTTGTCCAGCACCGAGGGCAGCTCCCCGCCGTACACCTGGGGCCAGAAGTACTGCGCCTGACGCAGCGCGGCGGAGTGGAAGGTGCGGGCCTGGACGCCGCGGGCGCCCAGCTGCTGCAGCCGCCCGCGCAGCTCGCCGGCGGCGCGGGTGGTGAAGGTGACGGCCAGCACCGCGGTGGGGTTGTAGACCCCGGTGGCCACGCCGTAGGCGATCCGGTGGGTGATGGCGCGCGTCTTGCCGGTCCCGGCGCCGGCGATCACCGCGACCGGCCCGCCCAGCGTCGTCGCGACCTCGCGCTGCTCGGGGTCCAGCCCCGCCAGCAGGGCCTCGGGGTCGGCGGTCGCGGAGCGGGAGGGAGCGGGTGGCACGACGCCCAGCCTAAGCCGGGTCGCCGACACTTCCGACGTCGTCAACAGCGCCGGCCGTGGTCCCCGGCTCGTCGCGGGCGTGCCCGCGGTAGGTCCCGAGCAGGCGCACGAACCACTCCTGCCAGGCCTGCGGCGTCCACCCCCGCTGGCCGACGAGCTTCAGCCAGACGTCGCGGGAGGTCAGCGTCCACAGCCCGTCGACGACCGCCGCGGGCAGGTCGGGGTCGGCCAGCACCAGCCCGGCGGCGTACCGGACCTCCGCCAGCCGGTTCCGCTCCCGCTCGACCAGCCGGGCGGCGGCGGCGGGGTCACCGACCGCCGCCTCGTCCAGCACCCGCTGGATGCGCGCCGAGCGCTCGTGCGCGCCGCTCAGCCAGCGCGCCGCGGCCCGGGCCCGGGTGTCGAAGTCGCCGTCCGCCATCAGGCGGTACTCGGGCAGGTCCCGCAGCCGGCGCGCCCGGCCGCCCGACAGCGCGGCGTCGATGCAGGCGTCCAGCAGGGTCAGCTTGGAGGCGTGCAGCGCGTAGACGGTCTGCCGGGAGACGCCCGCGTGCTCGGCCACCCGACCCATCGTCGTCGCGACCCAGCCGTCCTCGAGGAACAGCGCCTGCGCGGACGCCAGCACGGTCGCCCGGGTCTGCTGCGAGCGCTCGGCCCGCAGCTCCGAGCTGTAGGTGCGGGCCACGCGATCATCGTAGTTGACATTGATCTTACGCTATGTCCAACCAATGTGCGCACGTCAGTCCCGAGGAGGAGCCCATGGCCGTCACCGCCGACGCCACCACCACGCTGCACGTCCCCACCCGGCTCGGCCGGCTGCAGGTCCAGGTCCGGGGCTCCGGTGACCCGGTCGTGCTCTGGCACAGCATGTTCACCGACTCCGGCAGCTGGCGACGGCTGCTCCCGCTGCTGGCGGGACGGCGCCTGGTGCTCGTCGACGGGCCGTCGGCCGGGGGCAGCGACCCGCTCCGCCGGGCGGTGGACATCGGGACCTGCGCGGCCGCCGCCGAGGACCTGCTGGCCGGGCTGGTCGAGGTGCTCGGCCCCGGGCCGGTGTCCTGGCTGGGCTGCGCCTGGGGCGGCCACGTCAGCCTGCACCTCGCCGCCACGCGGCCCGACCTGGTCCGGGACCTCGTCGCCGTCAGCGCACCGACGCACCCCGTCGGGCCGCGGCTGCGCCGGCTGGCCTCGGTGCTCGTGCCGCTCTACCGGGTCATCGGCCCGCGCGGCCCGGTCCGCCGGGCCATCCTCGACACCCTCTTCACCGAGCGCAGCCGGGCCGCCGACCCGGGAGGCGTCGCGCTCGTCCTCGACCCGCTCGACCGGGCAGCGCGGGCCCCGATGGCGCGGGCCATCCGGACCGCGGTCCTCAACCGGACCGACCTCGCGTGGGCCGCCCGCCGGACGACCTGCCCGGTGCTCCTCGTGACCACCGACGACCGGGGCGAGTGGACCCCGCAGGAGGCGGCGGCCATGGCGGCGCAGATGCCCGACGGCCGCGCGGTGACGATCGCCGGCTCGCGGGTGCTCCCCTCGATCGAGCAGCCGGCGGCCCTCGCGGCCGAGCTCAGGACGTTCTGGGCCGGGCGCGGCGGCGCCCGCGACGGGGAATAGCGTCCCCGTCACCCCGGTTGGAGCAGGCATGAGCAGCTACGAGGCGACCCCCGGCAAGCCGACCATGTTCACGACGAGCTGGTGCGGCTACTGCGCCCGGCTCAAGGGCCAGCTGACGCGGGCCGGCGTCGAGTGGGACGAGGTCGACATCGAGTCCCACCCCGACGCGGCGGACGTCGTCGCCGCGGTCAACGGCGGCAACCAGACCGTGCCGACCCTGCTGTTCTCCGACGGCTCGGCGATGACCAACCCGTCCGCCTCCCAGGTCGAGCGCAAGCTCGCCGAGCTCCGCTGAGCGCCGCAGCCCCGGACGCGTCCGGCCGGCGGGTCAGCACCGTCGTCTTCGACGTCGACGGCTGCCTCCTGGACTCCGCCGACGGCATCGTCGCGGGCTACCGGCACGCGCTCGAGAGCGTCGGGTTCCCCGTGCCGGCCGAGCAGGTGCTGCGCTCGGACCTCGGACCGCCCGTCGGGGTGATCTTCAGCCGGCTCGGGCTGGACGAGGCGACCACCGAGGCCGCCGTCGCCGCCTACCGCCGCTACTACGCCGAGACGGGGTTGGACCAGGCCCGGGTCTACCCGGGGGTGCCCGAGCTGCTCGACGGCCTGACCGCCCGGGGGTCGCCCTGGCCACGGCCACCATGAAGCTGACGCCGACGGCCGAGGCGATCCTCGACCGGCACGGTCTGGGCGACCGGTTCGCCGTCGTCAACGGCACCGACGCCACCCACCACACCAAGGCCGCGACGCTCGACCGCGCCCTCGAGCGGCTCGGCGGCCCGGACCGCTCCGGCGTCTTGATGGTCGGCGACCGGCACACCGACGTCGAGGCCGCGCAGGCCTGCGGGGTCGGCTCGGTCGCGGTGACCTGGGGGTACGGCTCGGTCGCCGAGCTGGCCGCCACCCGGGCCGACCACCTGCTCGACGAGCCGCGGGAGCTGCTCGACCTGGTGGGCTGAGCGCGCCCGTGCCGCGCGGCGCGGAACTGTCGGCCGCGGGTCCTAGGGTGTGCAGACCATGAGCCTGCAGATCCACCGCGCCGAGCGTGCCGACCGCCTGGTCGCCGCGCTCGGCGGGCTGCTCGCCGACCCGCTGCCCGACCCCTTCGCCACCGAGGTGGTCAGCGTCCCGACGCCCGGCGTCGAGCGCTGGTTGGCGCAGCGGCTCGCCGGCCGGCTGGGGGTCGGCGCGGCGGGCGGGGACGGCGTGTGCGCCGGCGTCGACTTCCCCTCGCTCCCCCGGCTCGTCGAGCGGGCGCTGGGGACCCCGGAGTCGCAGCGGCTGGAGGACCCCTGGCGGCCGCAGCGCGCCGTCTGGCCCCTGCTCCGCGTCCTCGACGCCGCCCGCGGGGAGGCCTGGGCCGCCGTCCTGTGGAGCTACCTGGGCGACCGGCCGGGGCCCGACCCCCGCAGCGCCGAACCGGTCGGACCCGGGGACGGCACCCGCACCGACGTCGCCCGCAGCGGTCGCCGCTGGTCGACGGCGCGGCACCTCGCCGGGCTCTTCGCGCGCTACGCCGCCGCCCGTCCGGCCATGGTGCAGGCCTGGTCGACGGGCCGCGACGTCGACGGGGAGGGTCGCCCGCTGGGCGCCGACCGTGCCTGGCAGGCCGAGCTCTGGCGCCGGCTCCGGGCCGAGCTGGACGCCCCGAGCCCCGCCGAGCGGGTGGCGGCGGGGACGGCGGCCCTGGTCGCCGACCCGGGCGTCAGCGATCTGCCCGAGCGGTTGTCGGTGTTCGGCGCCACCCGCCTCGAGCCGCAGCACGTCACCGTGCTGGCCGCGCTCGCCGCGGGACGCGACGTGCACCTCTGGCTGCCGCACCCCTCACCCGACCTCTGGCGGGCGCTCGCCGACGCACCCGGAGCGGTGGCGCTGCCGCGCCGCGCCGACGACCGCAGCGACGCCGCCGCCCGGCACCGGCTGCTCGCCTACCTCGGGCGCGACGTCCGCGAGCTGCAGGCGGTGCTGCAGGCGGCCGGGGTGCCGCTGCAGGACCACCACCACCCCGTCGACCCGGGCGCTGACGTCCCACCGGCCCGGCTGCTCCAGCACCTCCAGGCCGGCATCGCCGCCAACCAGCCGCCGGCGGAGCCGGCCGGCCGGCCGGCGCTGCCGCCGGACGACCGCAGCATCCGGCTGCACCGCTCGCACGGGCCCGACCGGCAGGTCGAGGTGCTGCGCGAGGTGCTGGTCGGGCTGCTCGCCGACGACCCCACCCTCGAACCCCGCGACATCCTCGTCATGTGCCCCGACATCGAGACCTTCGCGCCCCTGGTGGCGGCGACGTTCGGGCTGGACACCGACGAGGCGACCGCGGAGCACCCCGGCCACCGGCTCCGCGTCCGGCTGGCCGACCGCTCGCTGCGGCAGGTCAACCCGCTGCTGTCGGTGCTCAGCCGGCTGGTGGTGCTGGCCGGCTCCCGGATGGAGTCCGCGGCCCTGCTCGACCTGTGCGCCACGCCGCCGGTCGCCCGCCGCTTCGGCTTCACCGGCGACGACCTCGAGCGGCTGCGGGACCTGGTCCCCCGGTCCGGGGTCCGCTGGGGCCTGGACGCCCAGCACCGGGCCGCCTTCGGGATGGCCGGCTTCGGCCAGAACACCTGGAGCGCGGGCCTGGACCGGCTGCTGCTCGGCGTCGCCATGGACGAGTCGGGCCAGCACTTCCTGGGCACCGCGCTGCCGCTCGACGACGTCGACTCGGCCGACGTCGACCTGGTGGGACGGCTGGCCGAGCTGGTCGCCCGGCTGGGCGAGGTGACCGACCGCTGCCAGCGCCCGCAGCCGCTGGCCGGCTGGGTGGCCCTCTTCCGCGACGCGCTCGAGCTGCTCACCGCGGTGACGCCCGCCGACACCTGGCAGGTCGCCCACGCCTCGGCCGAGCTGGGCCGGTTGACCGAGACCGCCGGCGAGGACGCCGACGCCGTGCTGTCGCTGTCCGAGGTCAGCGCGCTGCTGGCCGAGGCCTTCCGCGGCCGGCCCGGGCGCAGCAACTTCCGCACCGGCACGCTGACGCTGTGCACGATGCACCCGATGCGCTCCGTCCCGCACCGCGTCGTCTGCCTGCTGGGCGTCGACGACGGGGTGTTCCCCCGGCCGGGCCGGATCGACGGTGACGACGTCACCGCCGTGGACGAGCGGGTCGGCGACCCGGACCCGCGCAGCGAGGACCGCCAGCTGATGCTCGACGCCGTGCTGGCGGCCCAGGAGCACCTGGTGGTCGTCTTCGCCGGGATGGACCCGCGCACCGGCGTCGACATCCCGCCCGCCGTCCCGGTCAAGGAGCTGATGGACGCGGTCGACCTGACCGTGACCACCGCCGACGGGCGCCCCGCGTCGGCGCACGTCACCGTCCGGCACCGGCTGCAGCCCTTCGACCCGGCCAACTTCGCGACCGGGCGGCTGGAGCCGGCGGCGCGGC
The window above is part of the Friedmanniella luteola genome. Proteins encoded here:
- a CDS encoding alpha/beta fold hydrolase — translated: MAVTADATTTLHVPTRLGRLQVQVRGSGDPVVLWHSMFTDSGSWRRLLPLLAGRRLVLVDGPSAGGSDPLRRAVDIGTCAAAAEDLLAGLVEVLGPGPVSWLGCAWGGHVSLHLAATRPDLVRDLVAVSAPTHPVGPRLRRLASVLVPLYRVIGPRGPVRRAILDTLFTERSRAADPGGVALVLDPLDRAARAPMARAIRTAVLNRTDLAWAARRTTCPVLLVTTDDRGEWTPQEAAAMAAQMPDGRAVTIAGSRVLPSIEQPAALAAELRTFWAGRGGARDGE
- a CDS encoding ATP-dependent DNA helicase UvrD2 → MPPAPSRSATADPEALLAGLDPEQREVATTLGGPVAVIAGAGTGKTRAITHRIAYGVATGVYNPTAVLAVTFTTRAAGELRGRLQQLGARGVQARTFHSAALRQAQYFWPQVYGGELPSVLDNRMSLVAEAASRLRVRVDTPRLRDLVSEVAWAKVSNVSAEDYPRLAAAAGRSIASVDPETVARVFTAYEAAKRDRGRIDFEDILLCAAALMSEHEEVADTIRRTYRHLVVDEYQDVSPLQEALLTLWRGDRSDVCVVGDPAQTIHSFAGAQASYLTDFARRHRGATVVKLVRDYRSTPQVVGAANKIMAGVKAGGISAVTLQAQQPPGPEVEYAEAPDEAAEAAGIADWLVRRAQAGVEWRDMAVLFRINAQSPAIEQALADRQVPYLVRGGERFYERPEVRQALLTLRTESRAMTGQEGGSAVDQMKAVLGSLGWTSTPPEGAGAVRERWESLAALLTVAEDLSARPAGGAPPDLRAVSAELDARAEAQHVPVAQGVTVSTLHSAKGLEWESVALLGVQEGSLPFVLATRPEQVEEERRLLYVGVTRARTALRVSWSRTRNGGGSTRKPSRFLDPVLPESARAGQSGPSARRGRSRASVLSQHCRSCGMALGDAAERKIGRHLSCPATFDDKTMALLKEWRKQQSSEQKVPAFVVFTDATLIAIAEARPRNRADLIKVQGLGPTKAERYGDEVLAIVADEAGRDGV
- a CDS encoding TetR/AcrR family transcriptional regulator; amino-acid sequence: MARTYSSELRAERSQQTRATVLASAQALFLEDGWVATTMGRVAEHAGVSRQTVYALHASKLTLLDACIDAALSGGRARRLRDLPEYRLMADGDFDTRARAAARWLSGAHERSARIQRVLDEAAVGDPAAAARLVERERNRLAEVRYAAGLVLADPDLPAAVVDGLWTLTSRDVWLKLVGQRGWTPQAWQEWFVRLLGTYRGHARDEPGTTAGAVDDVGSVGDPA
- a CDS encoding mycoredoxin, whose translation is MSSYEATPGKPTMFTTSWCGYCARLKGQLTRAGVEWDEVDIESHPDAADVVAAVNGGNQTVPTLLFSDGSAMTNPSASQVERKLAELR
- a CDS encoding ABC1 kinase family protein, with amino-acid sequence MSNDDRDPLVRSSLRRGARLASLPLGAAGRATVGLGRRIGGQSADQVSASLQQAAAEQLFRVLGDLKGGAMKFGQAMSLFEAVLPDDIAGPYREQLTKLQQDAPPMPTSRVHAVLRRELGVDWRDLFLDFDPAPAAAASIGQVHRATWADGRPVAVKVQYPGADEALRSDLRQIRRLSKLFAPLAGGMDVTPLVDELVERTSEELDYTVEAASQQQAAEGFAGSDEFVVPHVLTSTSKVMVSEWIDGEPLSVAAGRDEAERNRVGLLYVRFLFAGPSRVGLLHADPHPGNFRITPDGRLGVVDFGLVSRLPEGLPRAMGTILRIARQGDARQVADQLHREGFVAADVDADDLWDYLAPFVEPAAVPEFQFNREWMREQFLRVRDLSASGGMGLKINLPPSYLLIHRVWLGGLAVLSQLGVRAAFVDVLEEFLPGYAEV
- the recC gene encoding exodeoxyribonuclease V subunit gamma — its product is MSLQIHRAERADRLVAALGGLLADPLPDPFATEVVSVPTPGVERWLAQRLAGRLGVGAAGGDGVCAGVDFPSLPRLVERALGTPESQRLEDPWRPQRAVWPLLRVLDAARGEAWAAVLWSYLGDRPGPDPRSAEPVGPGDGTRTDVARSGRRWSTARHLAGLFARYAAARPAMVQAWSTGRDVDGEGRPLGADRAWQAELWRRLRAELDAPSPAERVAAGTAALVADPGVSDLPERLSVFGATRLEPQHVTVLAALAAGRDVHLWLPHPSPDLWRALADAPGAVALPRRADDRSDAAARHRLLAYLGRDVRELQAVLQAAGVPLQDHHHPVDPGADVPPARLLQHLQAGIAANQPPAEPAGRPALPPDDRSIRLHRSHGPDRQVEVLREVLVGLLADDPTLEPRDILVMCPDIETFAPLVAATFGLDTDEATAEHPGHRLRVRLADRSLRQVNPLLSVLSRLVVLAGSRMESAALLDLCATPPVARRFGFTGDDLERLRDLVPRSGVRWGLDAQHRAAFGMAGFGQNTWSAGLDRLLLGVAMDESGQHFLGTALPLDDVDSADVDLVGRLAELVARLGEVTDRCQRPQPLAGWVALFRDALELLTAVTPADTWQVAHASAELGRLTETAGEDADAVLSLSEVSALLAEAFRGRPGRSNFRTGTLTLCTMHPMRSVPHRVVCLLGVDDGVFPRPGRIDGDDVTAVDERVGDPDPRSEDRQLMLDAVLAAQEHLVVVFAGMDPRTGVDIPPAVPVKELMDAVDLTVTTADGRPASAHVTVRHRLQPFDPANFATGRLEPAARRPFSFDTAALRGAEASLRDRRPPPRVFGRTPLAPLPPGGPVELAELTRFFRHPLRALLRARGNVSLYGEDERPEPEIPADLDGLQRWAVGERMLGLHLQGVELDVLRAAEWRRGDLPPRAFGSRVLGDVTGQVAEVRAAAGPFVEDEPRRVELAGRLGDRLLVGTVLGVHGDDLVQVSYSRLSARHRLQAWLELLALTAVRPGRPWRAVSVARRGVSVLGPLDPGWAARVLADLVELQQTGLAEPLPFSARTSAEYNLIRSADRPLAPRMKLLRGIWREDGDDLYARFFDPPPGGSGPTGLDALLAEPSRPAEERGTLVEPSRFGTLARRVFHPLMSNEELR
- a CDS encoding WhiB family transcriptional regulator is translated as MTAPRWDVADGPGALPCHLVDPEVFFAESPADVEAAKALCIGCPVQQACLDGALDRREPWGVWGGQLFIAGVVVARKRPRGRPRKHPVVEPYAPAAARQQGKEAAA